In Clupea harengus chromosome 13, Ch_v2.0.2, whole genome shotgun sequence, one DNA window encodes the following:
- the ankrd1a gene encoding ankyrin repeat domain-containing protein 1: MGLLSVEELVTGKRCDGKNAGEACAEVYAVGEYEASIHQEKQDGVRSETKQGTTPRNDVAHIELNLKTDLSGHLKLETVDDLFNIMQLKKRRRERKLIVHKKEPEPEVLPEIVDEAMFLKAAMENKLPVIEKYLADGGDSNASDHFKRSALHKASYQGHVDVMKRLLEAGASIEMKDKLDATAVHWACRGGSQPALELLLNQGGKFNSRDKLRSTPLHVAVRTGRYECAEHLIHCGADINAKDRDGDTPMHDAVRINRFKMIKLLLMYGASLKTKNLDGKSPMESLLAWQSGAKTILCNFKEEGVNASK; the protein is encoded by the exons atggggctGCTTAGTGTTGAAGAGCTG GTCACTGGAAAGCGCTGTGATGGCAAGAATGCTGGAGAGGCTTGTGCTGAAGTGTATGCAGTTGGGGAGTATGAAGCATCGATTCATCAGGAGAAACAAGATGGGGTGCGGTCAGAGACAAAACAGGGAACTACACCAAGAAATGATGTCGCTCACATTGAGCTCAACCTCAAA ACGGACTTATCCGGACACCTGAAGCTAGAGACAGTTGATGACCTCTTCAATATCATGCAgctgaaaaagagaagaagagagaggaaactgATTGTACACAAGAAAGAGCCTGAGCCTGAAGTACTG CCGGAAATAGTGGATGAGGCTATGTTCCTGAAAGCTGCCATGGAGAACAAGCTGCCAGTGATTGAGAAGTACCTGGCAGATGGAGGAGACTCTAACGCTAGTGATCAT TTCAAACGCTCAGCTCTACACAAGGCCAGCTATCAGGGTCATGTGGACGTTATGAAGAGGCTCCTGGAGGCTGGGGCATCTATAGAGATGAAAGACAAG TTGGACGCCACAGCTGTGCACTGGGCTTGTAGAGGAGGCAGCCAGCCTGCCCTTGAACTCCTCCTGAACCAAGGGGGCAAATTCAACTCCAGAGATAAG TTACGAAGCACGCCTCTCCATGTGGCGGTGAGGACTGGACGTTACGAGTGCGCAGAACATCTCATACACTGTGGAGCAGACATCAATGCTAAAGACAGA GATGGCGACACGCCCATGCATGATGCGGTGAGAATAAACCGATTTAAAATGATTAAACTGCTGCTGATGTACGGAGCCAGTCTTAAAACCAAGAACCTG GATGGAAAGTCACCAATGGAAAGTCTTCTGGCCTGGCAGAGTGGAGCAAAGACAATTCTATGCAACTTTAAGGAGGAGGGTGTGAATGCGTCCaagtga